The following coding sequences lie in one Alloacidobacterium dinghuense genomic window:
- a CDS encoding AAA family ATPase, with translation MSALPCIKASYFYAEPDPARLRAEQQCRDSWRDLSLPLPLPEAQVIALCKIATHLNFKGANASSCLIAIFTGQDAAGKLMAAEALAYEVQRTLYRIDLSEIGEFLAEDGKRRLTQMVAAARTENAILIIDNADDLPGPLLKLLAAYSGLSILMTDASHERSSPMYRSAHYVVDFPFQTETE, from the coding sequence ATGTCTGCATTACCGTGCATCAAAGCGTCGTATTTCTATGCGGAACCGGATCCGGCTCGTCTCCGGGCCGAGCAGCAGTGTCGTGATTCGTGGCGAGACCTCTCCCTGCCTCTGCCTTTGCCTGAGGCACAGGTTATAGCCTTGTGCAAGATCGCGACGCACTTAAACTTCAAAGGGGCGAACGCTTCTTCATGTTTGATCGCAATCTTTACGGGCCAGGATGCAGCCGGAAAACTCATGGCTGCTGAAGCGCTGGCATACGAAGTGCAACGGACGCTGTATCGCATTGACCTGAGCGAAATTGGAGAATTCCTTGCCGAAGACGGGAAAAGACGACTCACACAGATGGTTGCCGCAGCTCGGACTGAGAATGCGATTTTGATAATCGACAATGCGGACGATTTGCCAGGCCCATTGCTAAAACTACTGGCAGCCTACTCCGGACTCTCGATTCTCATGACGGATGCATCTCATGAGAGATCGAGCCCCATGTATCGTTCAGCCCACTACGTCGTCGACTTTCCGTTTCAGACCGAAACTGAATAG